The DNA window CGATCATAGGAACGCTGGAAAAGACTGTAGCTGGCGCATCGTGGAATGCGATCAGACGAAGCAGAATCAACGGCGGCAGAAGGAAGAAAAGGAGAAGGAACAAGAGAAGGAAGAGCGTCCTCGGGAGAAGTACAAGGGTGCTGCACTGATCATCGAAGCGAACGATAAGACATCCTACACAGCTCTTCTTCAGAGAGTGATataggacccggagctgaaaaaATGCCGTTAAAATGAGACGCACTAAGTGAGGCGAGATgatcttcgagctgaagaaggatTCTTCCGTGAAAAGCTCGACCTACCGCTCGCTCGTTGCTAAATGCTTCGGCATCGAAATGAACCTGAGAGAATGCAAGGGTCTTGACGAGAGCACGCCCGAAGACTCGGACTTCGGATATCGCACGAGGAACTGTAAGGGCCCGGGCATGTCTTCATTGTGTAGAAAAAGGGAAGGAAGGGGGTAGGAGGACGGAAAATACCACACGACGGGCGGCTTCAAATTCCAAAGTtacccagcttaatctcaatcattgcgacattgcacagcaactgttgtgacaGTTTACATACACGATATGCAAGGATACTGAtcagagcggactcgttggctaagtggcagcaagtgTAAGCCAACTCGGAGACAGGGCGTTAGACCCCCACCGACTCGTCCCGAATGTGTTAACGTGGGTGCGTAGTTTCGAGCATGGAGAGACGAACTTCTATCTGATGCAACTTGTGGCCAGGTATGactgcttccggaagtacctgcgtCGACTTGGACAGACTTTATTACCCCTTAGCCCGAAGtgtgtaaaggtgaaaaaacagcGGAATACGTGATCTTCGAATGTCCCAAGATCGAGGAAGCTCGAAAGGATATGTCCGTTGTAACAGTCGACAATAtcatcgaagagatgtgccaagACTAACATACCTGGAATGCTGTGACTCGAGCTGCAGAGTAAGTGGTAGCGACGGCTGGAAAGCCGTCACGAAACAACAAATCGGGTTTGGGGAGAATTTCCTGTCGTAGTAAACTAGATCGCCCACCGGTGactagttgagtagtacgcaacgTAGTAACGGGTAAGTTTCGGGTCACTGGGTTTCCAGCGAACCGGATGCCAGGCTCCATCGAAATCGCTGGAACGTTATCGGCATCCTACCGGTTGACCCGCCGAAGTAGGGATAGCCGGAATAACAGCTGACATCGTGCTGCACGGACGAATACTTTGGAGTAAAAGCGAGGTCTTTAGACTTGTTCGGTTATTCCGGAGCAGAAGTCTCCACTTCGCCGCTTCATCCGAATTCTCGGCATCTTCATTGAATAGATCCTCACGCACGCTTGATATGTTGTACTGGCTCGTACGAAAACTTCGTGATACTTCCCGTCCGAAGGAAGCCGTGAGCACCGATTTTTCTTTGAGGATGACTTGCCTATGAGTTGATCAAGTAACTTCCGTTGATTTTCAAGAATACTCAAGAATGCGGAAGGCCCAACAAGCCGCCCTGGAAAAATAACCGTTACGAACAATGCAGAAGAAAATACGAATCGTAGCAATCGGCAAGGACCTCCGCGACGAACTaaggactacgattggaaactcgaaACATGGAACTTCGACAGGATAACCTACGACGAAGTTCAACTACACAACTCTGAAGTCGTAGCACTCCAGGAACTTTGCTTGACAGGACAAAAGGTacggaaaagcgggcatcgggcGGCTACTTTCTACCAGTGCTGTGGCACCACCAACGAGCTGTGAACCGGCTTTGTAGTATTGGGTAGGATGCGTCAACTCCGTCAACGGATGGACTCCGACCAACGCAAGGATACGAAGCTGGAGGAGGTGTACGACGGCTGTTCGAAAAACGGGAcgtgaaaatcgtcatcggtGATATGAACGCTCAGGTAGGACGGGAGGTAATGTTTAGACCGGACCTTACAcaccgtatcaaatgacaacgggcAACGATGCGAGAGCTTCGCAGCCTGCCGTGGCATGGTTGTACCTTCTTCccccgcaaagatatccacaaagccacCTGGAAATCACCTGTCCAACGCACCGAAAACCAAATCGATCACGTTCTAATGGACGGGCCGTTCTTCTCTGATATCACCAGCGTTCGTACTTAccacagtgcgaatatagattcggactctcgacggtgtacaacactcgtcgtagtcggacgccaaagcccaacatcgcgcaactccgggacgccggggttgcccaagactacgcacagcggctggaagcagcactacccacggaagaacagctgagcacagctactcttgaagatggctgaAGGGAAATCCGTTCCGCCATAGGAAGTACTGCTGCATCGGCACTAGGTACGGCgattccgaatcgaggaaacgactggttcgatgacgatgacggtcctccggagaaagaagcgccaacaggaAGAACGAGATTGCGAAGCGATGGAAcaactgtaccgcgtaaacgacacacggaagttgtacaagaagctgaacagttcgcgcaaaggctacgttctacaagccgatatgtgcagggacttagacggcaaccttcttacgaacgagtgtgtGGTGATTGAGAGatggaagcagtactatgacgacttcacctcaacggtgaagcagcagGTAATGTGTGTTGTTCGAGTaacagggacactctcgagtcgcTTTGAATCtagaagagggttacggcaaggttcaacgttgcgttagaagatGTATTAAgaagagcggggatagacacgagtggcacgactATTGTGTATGGAGCAAAGTACGCCCAAGCAGTTCTGCAGTGTTCAACCACTCAAAGTTGTACAAACCACGTGGAACAATCGATGTCTGCATACAAGAGATAGCCTAGGAAAATTTACTATTTTGAAGAAATTAAACGAGAGCAACAAACCTTTCGCTTCAGAGAAATTTTTATTAATCAAATAGGGCAGCACTTTTCTCGTTTTGCGGTTTCGAACTCCCTACCGCTCGATAACTATTGCGTTTGAAAATAAGTTATTAGGAATATATTGATTCAACTGGACCTGCAAACAATTAGGAGAGCGATAACCTATTTCGTAGTTCTTCCACCAGCGTTTCCAGAGGCACCTCGTCCTCTTTTCGACTGTTGATTTCCCTTAACTTCACCACGCCACGTGACAGCTCTCCATCACCGAGCACAATCGCGTACGGAATTTGGTACTCTTCGCAGTACTGCAGCTGCGCGAGAAGCTTCGGATTTTGCTTGTATGAATGTTCCGCCTGTAATTGAACAATTACTTGtcgttaaaagaaaaaaaacacttgaaacatGAGACCTATACCTTAATCCCAGCACCCCACAGTTTATTGAGGACCTCCATCCGCTTCAGTAGCAATCCTTTATGGGCGGAAGCAACGTAAACCTCAACCTCCGTCGTTCGTACCTTCTGCTGAGTTTTCGCCTCCAAAATGGAAAAGATTCTCTCCACCCCGATCGAAACTCCAACGCAAGGGACCTGCTTTCGCTTCGGATTAAACATACCGACCAAATTGTCATATCGGCCACCACCGGCAACCGATCCGACGCTTACATCTTCTTCTTTGTTCTTCTTCGACTTACCACCACCATTGACGGTCGGTGCAGGCGGTTCCGCTTTCAAAACAGCTTCGTAGATCACTCCGGTGTAATAGTCCAAACCACGGGCTAAACTTAAATCGAAAATGATCTTGTCTTTCAATCCAAAGATTTCACAATACTGCAGCAGTAGACGCATATCGGCGATGCCTTCCAGAGCGGGTTTAATCTTCTTAAGATTTTCATCCTCGGCCAGTTTATCCACCAGTTCGACGCCGCCGCTCATGCGGACATATTCCCCGATTCGGTCAGCGATCGACGCCTCTAGTCCTTTTTCGTCGATCATTTCTTTTCGTACCTCATCCCACGGCGTTTTGTCCAGTTTATCCACCGACGAACAAATCGTCCGGAATTTATCAGCCGGGACACCACAAGCCTCAAACATTCCATCCAACAGCTTTctgtggttcaattttacaacaaattctCCTATATCCAAGTCGGACAGAATCTCCACCACCACCTTAACGCACTCCGCATCCGGCAGCATCGGATCGTACGTCCCAGCAATATCAAAATCACACTGATAAAACTCCCTGTACCGACCCTTCGTCATAGCCGGGTTATCTCTCCGATACACCTTCGCAATGTGGTATCGGCGAATGTTAAACACGTTACCCATTCCGACGAACCGCGCAAACGGCACCGTCAGATCATACCGCAGCGCTAGAATCTCCCCTCCCTGATCCTTCAAATCATAGATCAGCTTACTATCCTCACCGTACTTCCCGGTCAGCACCTCCTTCAGCTCGAACACCGGCGTATCGATCGTTTCTGCACCGTGCTTTTTGAACACCGCAATCACTTTGTCGAAAATCTGCTGCCGCAGTGCCATCGATTCCGGGCCATAATCCCGCGTTCCTTTCGGTGTCTTCAGTACAAGGTTTTTGTTTCCCGCTTCCGGCACTCCATCCTCGTCCAGGTCCTTTAGCTGGGCTTTCAAGGCTAACAGTTTGGCTACTTCGTCATTGATCTGTGAAAAaaagagaaacaaaaatgaatctTAGTACACTTTGATCTAAGTCGGCTAGGAGCGAACCTTTGCAATTTGGTCGCTGAACGAACTGTCAGTTTCTTGCGTCTGCGCCAGCTTGGAATAGCAGAAGCGACAATTTGTGTGAGATCGGTGGCAACCGGGTGGTTTTTGAGGGCCCGTTTTTGTGGTAAACAAAGAATAGCGGCGATCATGCCGAGCCGTGATTCCGGTTGAGCGAAGTATTATTGTTGAAACGTAGCTGGGGCGTATCTGACGAAGCATAATGCTCTTTTTTTCAGTAGCTTTTTGCGCCCGTCTTTGCCAACGTGATCGGTAATCGGCGTTACGCTTGGCGCTTCCGCTTCCACGCCGAAAATTGATTGTTTTCTTCTCACTGTCGCGCCCCGTGGCGAGTgagttgttttttttctatttgctGTTTGTCGATGTGTGTGTTGGTTTTCGTGTCTTTGCAGAGGTGGTTGACTTTGCGTTTTCGCAATTCGGTTACTGGTTAGAAGCAATTTTCAAACCGTATCGAATGGAAAGAAATATataaagaaaatggaaaattgcGATGAAATGTTGGTAATGGTGCAGCAGCTGAAACATGACGCGCATACTAAACGGGCCAGAAAAGTTTTGGAAATTCCGCTGAGAGAATAATTTTAGGAACCGTGGAGCTTTTAGAGGTCATCTACGCTGAAGAAATTTGTCAACAAACTTGCATAAATGGTgtctaaaaaaatgaaaatcattgaaACCGCATTAGTCAAGGACTAATGAATATAAGGAAGTTGTAAAAATGTTGGCAAACTATTCAAATCTTACTTCACGatcatttatttaaatttagcaAAACAATCGGATTTGGGACAATATTGCATTCAAACGTTCAAAGTAATTTAACTTCGCAACACCCCAATCGAATATTGCTCATACCGTCGTGCACTTCTCCATCAGCGCAAGCCCCCTTTTGTTGCCATTATGAATGGAGTAAATTTAATTATTCTTGCAAAAATTTTCCAGTTTCTGTTTCTCCTTGACACACCTTCGCGATACGCGAAATAAGCTCCAATCAGCAAACGGAGGGAGCTAATTCAGTATCTTCAGCGCAGCTTGTTCGACAACCAGGAAAACTACCCCCGTATGGCAATCGGTGAAAGCAACTTTGCAGAGAACAAACATCGTGTCAGCTTAAACAACACAGACACACCGTGTTTGCTGTCGATTGGCAATGAAAGTGAAGGTGAACCAGTTTCCAGCCCACAGCACAGCAACTGCTCTGGAGGCTCGTCGTGAATCGAACACGGCAGACTCTGCACTCCGACGATTGTGGCATCATTCAACTTTTTACGAGCCAAGCAAAACTAACCTGGGATTTATCTGCAGCGGCCGATTTCAGCTTACGGACGACGTCCCCCTGAGCGGTGATCTGGGTTTGGAGAAGTTCTTTCTCACTCATTACTGTATCGTATCTTGCGGGGGCAAAAAATCCTATACCGTTTCCCAAGCTGATTCGAATAAATTGAACTGAATTTCACAATTTATGCTAGGAAAGGAACAGATATCCGCAATTAAAGTCAGCTTTTGCACACTCTTTTGAGAAGAAACCACCAGTACACGTTTCACACTCGAGCCCGACGACGAAGTAAACATAAATTGACACTCGTCGGTACTGTCAAAGACGTCGGTGGACACTGACAGAATGCAACTGCCAGCATATTGGCCATTCGCACATGACGTGACATTTTTGGAAAAAGGTCATACCGATTTTGCGACGATAATGATAATAAACATCTTATTATTCAAgcgcctaacgacctgttcagggtataatCCAAACACTATGTGGAATCGTGGaataatttttgcctttctcaatagaaaggtattgcaattgctctgaaaactgactttttaacggagggccgagtgacatataccattcgattcagttcgtagagttcggcaaatgtctgtgtgtatgtgcgtctgtgtatatgtgaccaaaaatgtcactcatttttctaagagatggctgaaccgattttaacaaacttagtctcaaatgaagggTAAAACGtccccataggctgctattaaatttctaatggatctgatttccggttccgaaattccctctcgcaggttgatgggattgacggtattgtaaacatcatcaagccacaatagattcaatagagttatctaaatataaggacctttgctctttttagtttttatttgcaccaagttctactcctagaggttaattagttctcatgttaataatccaccaaacattatgactactgaggatttgatttatataagaagcccgcttcaagatgttgattacaatacgcctcgatagtggtgtgtcgaggaggccgggagggctgatatgagccttttttctgttctatacctttcctctattcaccagctcataaccaacaatcaaccagtaacaaatagataattgagaaaggatgtgctatgtgtggtgattggctattcaagtattagtagtgtttgaagtactaatgtatgtctcatgtgatgatcataacttcagctgtatcttgtacctatctaatctattacgtctctcatatattgtcttttatttcttcttttcgaatcctatactgccattctacacccgccttcagctgaatcaacaaagatggtgatagtgaacgtcttaacactcacacattctcaaacgcggtctcagcgggaacctacaaaaatgccatcgtgcacgcgattacgaatcggtcatgtccgaaagtctatccttgatcctagaagcctaggtccatgccttcagctggaccaattaagaaaatacgcccatacctattagacaacacgtctcatggcgacatgaccgggaaccctatcgatataaacgatcccactctctgccagaattcaaaccgcgcactgaaaatttaatatcagactcacggttcgcgcaaccattcaagaacacacgttacaaaatcacgtcagcgcacaaacgttagagcccctcgcgattttccaagcagcctacgaactcgcaaacatgattacaccccggtgataaggtgaaaatctcagcactcataaacttaccaacacgatctcaagtgtcaacctacaaactcccgcgctcgcgccatcatgaatcgggatcgtccggaagtatctatcctcggtacaaacaatctaggtccttgttaattattaaaaaaataataaaattgaaaaataactaccatatccactagacaaaacgttccatggcgacatgaccggaaactctacactgaaaaaaatccaaacgttaattctatttgcttcaaaccgcttaaaattcatatgaagaagaaatgctattgctatcacgcgcacacataccttctatgtgtcaactgtataaactatgtatgcacacacataagttatatatgcatactgttatagaatggggttttatgtgcctaatagttatgaaatgtaaatgtaagattaatatttcttgtaaatacacacattaggtttatgttccagcaaatagtgtctatatgcctccgttaattgcaaaaatctatgtgtaaaatcaataggcataacgtttacttttttttgagtgtagtgatatggggtaactctctccctgtcagaatgtgatccgtacaccgaaaactaaagatcagaatgacggtccgcgaatatataaatcgccgcagggtttcaaaatcgaatttatacacgcgaagtcacatacacgcgagcacacgggacaaacacgtcaacatacgaacgcttaagcccttcgcgatcatctacgcacacctatgcccgcgatcgcgtaaacttgataacactgcggcaattgtgtgaacgttttagtacttacgaagttacaaacgcgatctcaaacgccaacccgcaaatgcgcgatcatgaatcggtcacgtccggaaatctttaaccattattctagcaatttaggtccatacattcagttggaccaatcaaaaaaaaataaagctcatatccactagaccacgcgttctacgacgacatgattgggatctctaatgatatggaagagcccacttccttctggaatctggaccgtacacaaaaaattaagtatcagattcacggtccgcgcgcgatcattctagaacacacgcgaatatgcgaaaggcacacggttatgaaatagaatttatgcacgcgaagttacacgttagcacacgcgacatacaaacgcgcccgcgatcgagcacattaacgtacaaatattcgagcccttcgcgatgatacacgcgattccgagtccctacgcccgcacatgcctgaaccgtacaaagaatatcacattcataatcacggcccgctacaattggcctattgcagtgttttattgggcgacattgcctgtctcgtctgcaaattgtagtatgtgattctgacggggagcccttccgagaacctagctctacagctccagtaggacaactctcgaaaaaaaaatggatctgatttccggttccgaaattacagggtgatgagtacgatcacgcagattttaataaattctgcaattctcgacaaacatatgattacggcctaaaagccaactgtcaaaatccactttgaatggaaattccggacaaaccgttacacgccaatcacagatgttggtagtaaatgaaagagaaaagttttctctttcataaactgttgtgaactgtgttcggctagtaacggtttgcctggaattttcattcaaagtggattttgacagttggcttttaggccgtaatcatatgttcgtcgagaattaatgtataaaggtgaaaaattttccacaaTGTAACCACAACTAGTTCGacttgtagtattaggtcactaacaaccattcaaagtctctttggccacattggccaccatcatcggttccggaagccccggtcgaaagtatctaaattcagaataacagtcacatcggtttctcggaaatggctagacctttgtctcaaatgaaagtgttgcgcccccgtaaatggctatttaatttcatcccgatccgtcttccggttccggagttacgggttgggGCGTGCGATCACGTcgcaaattccgattcaaaccgataaaagcaaaaaaggtaaaaatttcgcaaaatgtctctcaaacaatttaaatttgcagttctaggtcaccgacggccaaccaaactactcgttgactacattgaccaccatagacggttccgggattgcccgggaaaagcggccatctttcaaaattaacgaactcacatcagtttcccggaaacggttgggccgatttttacaaacaatttatagactaaaccgtccgttcacatatgaaattcccatataagccggaactaaaaAATTTTTCCAACGAGGGAACCCTATTAAATTTTAGAAGTCGAATCACTATTTTTGATCTCAaacattgagaaaggcacaattgcaccgctaggtggattaaaacaggtttttattagggtaccgattctaattagaatcagtcGTGTCACTGGAGCCGCAATACTAACTAGACGCAGCCAGAATTCAGCTTGATTTGCCGGCAAAACTTACTGGGGTAATCTAGTAACATTTCACACAATATTTTACGCAGGTGTACAGAATAATCTGTGCTCCACCGATTTTCAATATGTGgcacagattttcacagtttTCTATTACAAATGCACATACAAATACAGATTTATCAATTTTTGACCTCGTGTTACAACATCCTAATTAAACCTTAAGACAAAATAGGGCGGGgatgacattagaatgcgagagtCGAGAAACCTggttccagcaaatcaaagggatgatgtctaagtgaaagccgagagaatcttctcggagtgcataCATTTACTCTGAGATGCTCCAATTGAAttcctgcaagcaggtttctcgcattctaTTGATATTACCAGCCCCATCTCAACTTCTCGCTGCCACTGATTTCCCCGAATGAAAAATatctttaagaaaaaaaaatttaagcaaCCTTGTCATtatttgggtacagaatccggtacagatttttctatagaacagtacagatagaaaagatttttcaactcccggtacagatttaattgtggcaacactggtcgtGATGACCGAAATATTACCTTTCTGCTCGTCTATGTCGACGATATTCTGGTTGGATGCGTTGATGAAGCGTCCATTATCGAAGTTTATGAAGCACTACGAATCGAGTTTGATGTGACGAATCTCGGAGCGGTCAAACACTTTCTCGGGTATGAAGTTCGTCGCAAGGATGGTTGCTTCAGTCTGCGACTAACTAAGTTTATTGAAATGTTGATTAAAATGTTTGGACTTGAAGATTGTAATAGTTCCAAGACACCAATGGACACGGGGTACACCAGATCAGAAAATAACGGAGCGCCGTTTGATGACACAACATTGTATCGCAGTTTCGTAGGTGCTTTACGTTGCGGTAAATGGAATACCGGTTATAGCTGCAAGCGTGTCACTACTCGGCCGTAAAGTCAGCGCACCAACAGAAATGGACTGGACGGCTGCCAAACGTGTCGTCAGATACCTCAAGGGTACGAAGGAATTAAAATTGACATTCGATGCGGGAGATGGGTGGGCACTTGTCGGTTACTCCGATGCTGATTGGGCCGGCGATCATGCTACTAGGAAGTCTACGACCGGATATATCTTCTTCTTCGGAGGTGGCTTGGGTTAGTCACCGGCAGTCTTGTGTAAGTTTGTCCTCCATGGAGGCTGAATACAACGCGCTGAGTGAATCATGCCAGGAGCTTATTTGGCTGCGGAGATTCTTGGAGGATCTTGGAGAAATACAACTGGATGCAACTACACTTTTTGAAGACAACCAAAGCTGTCTCAGTTTTGTGCAAGTAGAGCGCACGAGTAACCGCTCGAAGCACATCGATACAAAACAGCACTTCATCAAGGACTTATGCGAAAGTGGTGTAATAAAGCTTGCGTATTGTCCGTCGGAGCAGATGGTAGCAGATGCACTTACGAAGCCGTTAGGTGCAGTAAGGTTTCAGCAACTGTTGGAACACATCGGTCTATCGAAATAGGATGGCTCGGTGCTCATTGAGGAGTAGTGTTGGAGGGAACAATGACCACCTCTCACATGATACATCTCGGTTCAACCATCCAGTATCTTACCCCCCGCATCAACTTTTCAGTGGGTTAATATCAACATCAGCGACACATAATAAATGTAGCCTTTATATTCCCTTCATTACTGAACTGTACTTAACAGAGTAAACACGCGATTCTAAAACTAACTCGTTTCTTCTTATTTA is part of the Topomyia yanbarensis strain Yona2022 chromosome 1, ASM3024719v1, whole genome shotgun sequence genome and encodes:
- the LOC131687707 gene encoding histidine--tRNA ligase isoform X2 produces the protein MSEKELLQTQITAQGDVVRKLKSAAADKSQINDEVAKLLALKAQLKDLDEDGVPEAGNKNLVLKTPKGTRDYGPESMALRQQIFDKVIAVFKKHGAETIDTPVFELKEVLTGKYGEDSKLIYDLKDQGGEILALRYDLTVPFARFVGMGNVFNIRRYHIAKVYRRDNPAMTKGRYREFYQCDFDIAGTYDPMLPDAECVKVVVEILSDLDIGEFVVKLNHRKLLDGMFEACGVPADKFRTICSSVDKLDKTPWDEVRKEMIDEKGLEASIADRIGEYVRMSGGVELVDKLAEDENLKKIKPALEGIADMRLLLQYCEIFGLKDKIIFDLSLARGLDYYTGVIYEAVLKAEPPAPTVNGGGKSKKNKEEDVSVGSVAGGGRYDNLVGMFNPKRKQVPCVGVSIGVERIFSILEAKTQQKVRTTEVEVYVASAHKGLLLKRMEVLNKLWGAGIKAEHSYKQNPKLLAQLQYCEEYQIPYAIVLGDGELSRGVVKLREINSRKEDEVPLETLVEELRNRLSLS
- the LOC131687707 gene encoding histidine--tRNA ligase, cytoplasmic isoform X1, whose translation is MLRQIRPSYVSTIILRSTGITARHDRRYSLFTTKTGPQKPPGCHRSHTNCRFCYSKLAQTQETDSSFSDQIAKINDEVAKLLALKAQLKDLDEDGVPEAGNKNLVLKTPKGTRDYGPESMALRQQIFDKVIAVFKKHGAETIDTPVFELKEVLTGKYGEDSKLIYDLKDQGGEILALRYDLTVPFARFVGMGNVFNIRRYHIAKVYRRDNPAMTKGRYREFYQCDFDIAGTYDPMLPDAECVKVVVEILSDLDIGEFVVKLNHRKLLDGMFEACGVPADKFRTICSSVDKLDKTPWDEVRKEMIDEKGLEASIADRIGEYVRMSGGVELVDKLAEDENLKKIKPALEGIADMRLLLQYCEIFGLKDKIIFDLSLARGLDYYTGVIYEAVLKAEPPAPTVNGGGKSKKNKEEDVSVGSVAGGGRYDNLVGMFNPKRKQVPCVGVSIGVERIFSILEAKTQQKVRTTEVEVYVASAHKGLLLKRMEVLNKLWGAGIKAEHSYKQNPKLLAQLQYCEEYQIPYAIVLGDGELSRGVVKLREINSRKEDEVPLETLVEELRNRLSLS